From the genome of Thunnus thynnus chromosome 1, fThuThy2.1, whole genome shotgun sequence, one region includes:
- the LOC137177641 gene encoding acidic leucine-rich nuclear phosphoprotein 32 family member A-like isoform X3 produces MNIRNRIQLELRNRTPSNVRHLVLDNCRSNEGKIEGLTDEFEELEFLSAINVQLRTVANFPKLNKLTKLELSDNRISGGLEVLAEKCPNLTDLNLSGNAIKVLSAIEPLKELGSLKSLDLFNCEVTMLNEYKDKVFKLLPQITYLDGYDKDGRELDSDAEFSDDEDSYEEEEEEEDEEDGFSEEKTDGA; encoded by the exons ATGAACATAAGGAACAGAATTCAGCTGGAGTTGAGGAACCGCACTCCGTCAAAT GTCAGACATCTTGTGCTAGACAACTGTCGCTCGAATGAAGGCAAGATCGAGGGTCTAACGGACGaatttgaggagctggaattTCTAAGCGCAATCAACGTTCAACTGAGGACAGTTGCCAACTTCCCGAAGCTAAATAAACTCACAAAG CTTGAACTCAGCGATAACAGGATCTCAGGAGGGTTGGAAGTGCTGGCAGAGAAATGCCCAAACCTCACAGATCTCAACCTCAGTGGCAACGCGATTAAAGTCCTCAGCGCAATAGAACCATTG AAAGAATTGGGGAGCCTGAAAAGCCTAGATCTGTTTAACTGTGAAGTGACAATGCTGAATGAATACAAAGACAAGGTATTTAAGCTACTACCCCAGATCACGTACCTGGACGGGTATGACAAAGACGGCAGAGAACTGGATTCCGACGCTGAGTTTTCCGACG ATGAGGACTCttatgaagaggaagaggaagaggaagatgaagaggatggCTTCTCTGAAGAG AAAACTGACGGAGCCTGA
- the LOC137177641 gene encoding acidic leucine-rich nuclear phosphoprotein 32 family member A-like isoform X4 yields MMLTLLWEHVYSRQVLQVRHLVLDNCRSNEGKIEGLTDEFEELEFLSAINVQLRTVANFPKLNKLTKLELSDNRISGGLEVLAEKCPNLTDLNLSGNAIKVLSAIEPLKELGSLKSLDLFNCEVTMLNEYKDKVFKLLPQITYLDGYDKDGRELDSDAEFSDDEDSYEEEEEEEDEEDGFSEEKTDGA; encoded by the exons ATGATGCTGACGTTGCTTTGGGAGCATGTTTACAGCAGGCAGGTGCTGCAG GTCAGACATCTTGTGCTAGACAACTGTCGCTCGAATGAAGGCAAGATCGAGGGTCTAACGGACGaatttgaggagctggaattTCTAAGCGCAATCAACGTTCAACTGAGGACAGTTGCCAACTTCCCGAAGCTAAATAAACTCACAAAG CTTGAACTCAGCGATAACAGGATCTCAGGAGGGTTGGAAGTGCTGGCAGAGAAATGCCCAAACCTCACAGATCTCAACCTCAGTGGCAACGCGATTAAAGTCCTCAGCGCAATAGAACCATTG AAAGAATTGGGGAGCCTGAAAAGCCTAGATCTGTTTAACTGTGAAGTGACAATGCTGAATGAATACAAAGACAAGGTATTTAAGCTACTACCCCAGATCACGTACCTGGACGGGTATGACAAAGACGGCAGAGAACTGGATTCCGACGCTGAGTTTTCCGACG ATGAGGACTCttatgaagaggaagaggaagaggaagatgaagaggatggCTTCTCTGAAGAG AAAACTGACGGAGCCTGA
- the LOC137177367 gene encoding acidic leucine-rich nuclear phosphoprotein 32 family member A isoform X4, with amino-acid sequence MDMKKRIHLELRNRTPSDVKELVLDNCRSNEGKIEGLTDEFEELEFLSTINVGLTTVAHLPKLNKLKKLELSDNRISGGLEVLAEKCPNLTHLNLSGNKIKDLSTIEPLKELGTLKSLDLFNCEVTNLNEYRDNVFKLLPQLTYLDGYDKDDKEAPDSDTEVYAEGLDDDEDDEDDEEEYDEDAAPGDEEEEEGEEDEEENEEEEDDDLSGEEEEEEDLNDREVDDEDDEEERGQKRKRELDEEGEEDDDD; translated from the exons ATGGACATGAAGAAAAGAATTCACCTAGAGTTGCGGAACCGCACTCCGTCAGAT gTCAAAGAACTTGTGCTAGACAACTGTCGCTCGAATGAAGGCAAGATCGAGGGTCTAACGGACGaatttgaggagctggaattTCTAAGCACAATCAACGTTGGACTGACGACAGTTGCCCACTTGCCGAAGCTAAATAAACTCAAAAAG CTTGAACTCAGCGATAACAGGATCTCAGGAGGGTTGGAAGTGCTGGCAGAGAAATGCCCCAACCTCACACATCTCAACCTCAGTGGCAACAAGATTAAAGACCTCAGCACAATAGAACCATTG AAAGAATTGGGGACCCTGAAAAGCCTAGATCTGTTTAACTGTGAAGTGACAAACCTGAATGAATACAGAGACAACGTATTCAAGTTACTACCCCAGCTCACGTACCTGGACGGGTATGACAAAGACGACAAAGAGGCACCGGATTCTGACACTGAGGTTTACGCAGAGGGTTTAGATGATGACGAGGACGATGAAGACG ATGAGGAGGAGTACGATGAAGATGCAGCACcaggagatgaagaggaggaagagggagaggaagatgaagaggagaatgaagaagaggaagacgaCGACCTCAGCGGAGAG gaggaagaggaggaagatctGAATGACAGAGAGGTTGacgatgaggatgatgagg AAGAGCGAGGTcagaagagaaaaagggaaCTGGATGAAGAAGGGGAGGAGGACGACGACGATTGA
- the LOC137177641 gene encoding putative acidic leucine-rich nuclear phosphoprotein 32 family member C isoform X1 — translation MNIRNRIQLELRNRTPSNVSRAHISQVRHLVLDNCRSNEGKIEGLTDEFEELEFLSAINVQLRTVANFPKLNKLTKLELSDNRISGGLEVLAEKCPNLTDLNLSGNAIKVLSAIEPLKELGSLKSLDLFNCEVTMLNEYKDKVFKLLPQITYLDGYDKDGRELDSDAEFSDDEDSYEEEEEEEDEEDGFSEEKTDGA, via the exons ATGAACATAAGGAACAGAATTCAGCTGGAGTTGAGGAACCGCACTCCGTCAAATGTAAGTCGGGCTCACATCTCTCAG GTCAGACATCTTGTGCTAGACAACTGTCGCTCGAATGAAGGCAAGATCGAGGGTCTAACGGACGaatttgaggagctggaattTCTAAGCGCAATCAACGTTCAACTGAGGACAGTTGCCAACTTCCCGAAGCTAAATAAACTCACAAAG CTTGAACTCAGCGATAACAGGATCTCAGGAGGGTTGGAAGTGCTGGCAGAGAAATGCCCAAACCTCACAGATCTCAACCTCAGTGGCAACGCGATTAAAGTCCTCAGCGCAATAGAACCATTG AAAGAATTGGGGAGCCTGAAAAGCCTAGATCTGTTTAACTGTGAAGTGACAATGCTGAATGAATACAAAGACAAGGTATTTAAGCTACTACCCCAGATCACGTACCTGGACGGGTATGACAAAGACGGCAGAGAACTGGATTCCGACGCTGAGTTTTCCGACG ATGAGGACTCttatgaagaggaagaggaagaggaagatgaagaggatggCTTCTCTGAAGAG AAAACTGACGGAGCCTGA
- the LOC137177367 gene encoding acidic leucine-rich nuclear phosphoprotein 32 family member A isoform X2: MDMKKRIHLELRNRTPSDVKELVLDNCRSNEGKIEGLTDEFEELEFLSTINVGLTTVAHLPKLNKLKKLELSDNRISGGLEVLAEKCPNLTHLNLSGNKIKDLSTIEPLKELGTLKSLDLFNCEVTNLNEYRDNVFKLLPQLTYLDGYDKDDKEAPDSDTEVYAEGLDDDEDDEDDIDEEEYDEDAAPGDEEEEEGEEDEEENEEEEDDDLSGEEEEEEDLNDREVDDEDDEEERGQKRKRELDEEGEEDDDD, encoded by the exons ATGGACATGAAGAAAAGAATTCACCTAGAGTTGCGGAACCGCACTCCGTCAGAT gTCAAAGAACTTGTGCTAGACAACTGTCGCTCGAATGAAGGCAAGATCGAGGGTCTAACGGACGaatttgaggagctggaattTCTAAGCACAATCAACGTTGGACTGACGACAGTTGCCCACTTGCCGAAGCTAAATAAACTCAAAAAG CTTGAACTCAGCGATAACAGGATCTCAGGAGGGTTGGAAGTGCTGGCAGAGAAATGCCCCAACCTCACACATCTCAACCTCAGTGGCAACAAGATTAAAGACCTCAGCACAATAGAACCATTG AAAGAATTGGGGACCCTGAAAAGCCTAGATCTGTTTAACTGTGAAGTGACAAACCTGAATGAATACAGAGACAACGTATTCAAGTTACTACCCCAGCTCACGTACCTGGACGGGTATGACAAAGACGACAAAGAGGCACCGGATTCTGACACTGAGGTTTACGCAGAGGGTTTAGATGATGACGAGGACGATGAAGACG ATATAGATGAGGAGGAGTACGATGAAGATGCAGCACcaggagatgaagaggaggaagagggagaggaagatgaagaggagaatgaagaagaggaagacgaCGACCTCAGCGGAGAG gaggaagaggaggaagatctGAATGACAGAGAGGTTGacgatgaggatgatgagg AAGAGCGAGGTcagaagagaaaaagggaaCTGGATGAAGAAGGGGAGGAGGACGACGACGATTGA
- the LOC137177367 gene encoding acidic leucine-rich nuclear phosphoprotein 32 family member A isoform X3, translated as MDMKKRIHLELRNRTPSDVKELVLDNCRSNEGKIEGLTDEFEELEFLSTINVGLTTVAHLPKLNKLKKLELSDNRISGGLEVLAEKCPNLTHLNLSGNKIKDLSTIEPLKELGTLKSLDLFNCEVTNLNEYRDNVFKLLPQLTYLDGYDKDDKEAPDSDTEVYAEGLDDDEDDEDDEEEYDEDAAPGDEEEEEGEEDEEENEEEEDDDLSGEEEEEEDLNDREVDDEDDEEEERGQKRKRELDEEGEEDDDD; from the exons ATGGACATGAAGAAAAGAATTCACCTAGAGTTGCGGAACCGCACTCCGTCAGAT gTCAAAGAACTTGTGCTAGACAACTGTCGCTCGAATGAAGGCAAGATCGAGGGTCTAACGGACGaatttgaggagctggaattTCTAAGCACAATCAACGTTGGACTGACGACAGTTGCCCACTTGCCGAAGCTAAATAAACTCAAAAAG CTTGAACTCAGCGATAACAGGATCTCAGGAGGGTTGGAAGTGCTGGCAGAGAAATGCCCCAACCTCACACATCTCAACCTCAGTGGCAACAAGATTAAAGACCTCAGCACAATAGAACCATTG AAAGAATTGGGGACCCTGAAAAGCCTAGATCTGTTTAACTGTGAAGTGACAAACCTGAATGAATACAGAGACAACGTATTCAAGTTACTACCCCAGCTCACGTACCTGGACGGGTATGACAAAGACGACAAAGAGGCACCGGATTCTGACACTGAGGTTTACGCAGAGGGTTTAGATGATGACGAGGACGATGAAGACG ATGAGGAGGAGTACGATGAAGATGCAGCACcaggagatgaagaggaggaagagggagaggaagatgaagaggagaatgaagaagaggaagacgaCGACCTCAGCGGAGAG gaggaagaggaggaagatctGAATGACAGAGAGGTTGacgatgaggatgatgagg AAGAAGAGCGAGGTcagaagagaaaaagggaaCTGGATGAAGAAGGGGAGGAGGACGACGACGATTGA
- the LOC137177367 gene encoding acidic leucine-rich nuclear phosphoprotein 32 family member A isoform X1, which translates to MDMKKRIHLELRNRTPSDVKELVLDNCRSNEGKIEGLTDEFEELEFLSTINVGLTTVAHLPKLNKLKKLELSDNRISGGLEVLAEKCPNLTHLNLSGNKIKDLSTIEPLKELGTLKSLDLFNCEVTNLNEYRDNVFKLLPQLTYLDGYDKDDKEAPDSDTEVYAEGLDDDEDDEDDIDEEEYDEDAAPGDEEEEEGEEDEEENEEEEDDDLSGEEEEEEDLNDREVDDEDDEEEERGQKRKRELDEEGEEDDDD; encoded by the exons ATGGACATGAAGAAAAGAATTCACCTAGAGTTGCGGAACCGCACTCCGTCAGAT gTCAAAGAACTTGTGCTAGACAACTGTCGCTCGAATGAAGGCAAGATCGAGGGTCTAACGGACGaatttgaggagctggaattTCTAAGCACAATCAACGTTGGACTGACGACAGTTGCCCACTTGCCGAAGCTAAATAAACTCAAAAAG CTTGAACTCAGCGATAACAGGATCTCAGGAGGGTTGGAAGTGCTGGCAGAGAAATGCCCCAACCTCACACATCTCAACCTCAGTGGCAACAAGATTAAAGACCTCAGCACAATAGAACCATTG AAAGAATTGGGGACCCTGAAAAGCCTAGATCTGTTTAACTGTGAAGTGACAAACCTGAATGAATACAGAGACAACGTATTCAAGTTACTACCCCAGCTCACGTACCTGGACGGGTATGACAAAGACGACAAAGAGGCACCGGATTCTGACACTGAGGTTTACGCAGAGGGTTTAGATGATGACGAGGACGATGAAGACG ATATAGATGAGGAGGAGTACGATGAAGATGCAGCACcaggagatgaagaggaggaagagggagaggaagatgaagaggagaatgaagaagaggaagacgaCGACCTCAGCGGAGAG gaggaagaggaggaagatctGAATGACAGAGAGGTTGacgatgaggatgatgagg AAGAAGAGCGAGGTcagaagagaaaaagggaaCTGGATGAAGAAGGGGAGGAGGACGACGACGATTGA
- the LOC137177641 gene encoding acidic leucine-rich nuclear phosphoprotein 32 family member A-like isoform X2, with the protein MNIRNRIQLELRNRTPSNVSRAHISQVRHLVLDNCRSNEGKIEGLTDEFEELEFLSAINVQLRTVANFPKLNKLTKLELSDNRISGGLEVLAEKCPNLTDLNLSGNAIKVLSAIEPLKELGSLKSLDLFNCEVTMLNEYKDKVFKLLPQITYLDGYDKDGRELDSDAEFSDEEEEEEDEEDGFSEEKTDGA; encoded by the exons ATGAACATAAGGAACAGAATTCAGCTGGAGTTGAGGAACCGCACTCCGTCAAATGTAAGTCGGGCTCACATCTCTCAG GTCAGACATCTTGTGCTAGACAACTGTCGCTCGAATGAAGGCAAGATCGAGGGTCTAACGGACGaatttgaggagctggaattTCTAAGCGCAATCAACGTTCAACTGAGGACAGTTGCCAACTTCCCGAAGCTAAATAAACTCACAAAG CTTGAACTCAGCGATAACAGGATCTCAGGAGGGTTGGAAGTGCTGGCAGAGAAATGCCCAAACCTCACAGATCTCAACCTCAGTGGCAACGCGATTAAAGTCCTCAGCGCAATAGAACCATTG AAAGAATTGGGGAGCCTGAAAAGCCTAGATCTGTTTAACTGTGAAGTGACAATGCTGAATGAATACAAAGACAAGGTATTTAAGCTACTACCCCAGATCACGTACCTGGACGGGTATGACAAAGACGGCAGAGAACTGGATTCCGACGCTGAGTTTTCCGACG aggaagaggaagaggaagatgaagaggatggCTTCTCTGAAGAG AAAACTGACGGAGCCTGA